The following proteins are co-located in the Oncorhynchus gorbuscha isolate QuinsamMale2020 ecotype Even-year linkage group LG22, OgorEven_v1.0, whole genome shotgun sequence genome:
- the LOC124010095 gene encoding uncharacterized protein LOC124010095 isoform X2: MSGRERSGNRTWSLDSDLDSRTSQTVGSSSGALEEDKEVASQAVLFFINGSRRGAVHLCSSIAEILRENQRLHRTVEVQRARIEELMCSLSTAPAAPVGPSDSNRSQTNSTSPFSCLPSVSLAASSPYLPSPPASVSPSVSSLYSSGRGSLCSNTTPPCLPPLVPLHNLTPQRRQTAVLPCVKECEKEDLGEKERRGKEGRRGDERVKKRGGERRQEDNSLTLPSVEEALGSQPLPIMPHSSHSDSIPRERVRRREKGNLSSEQGGQTSDRKHTLKKRENVLRRSASCGPLRGEMEETKGEETWCLAPDYPDSSSTVQAAGGLEPRALTTRKKHRLCVNDRVVLEGRRKGEERRRGAVRFIGPLENTESTDIYIGVELDTASGENEGSLHGNRYFRCKPNHGTFTTITGIRKLSRSSISKSRSSKPPEEGDSSDSGPGSSAVAIGRSRNGLRRTWNQMDIRAQVHSELGGPRDKTTVENPGLN, from the exons ATGAGTGGTCGCGAGCGCAGTGGAAACCGAACCTGGTCGTTGGATTCGGACCTTGACTCGCGTACGTCCCAGACAG TGGGCAGTTCGTCAGGGGCTCTTGAGGAGGACAAGGAGGTCGCCTCGCAAGCTGTACTGTTCTTCATCAATGGTTCGAGGAGAGGTGCAGTGCACCTGTGCTCGAGTATAGCCGAGATACTGCGCGAGAATCAACG TCTGCACAGGACCGTAGAGGTCCAAAGGGCCCGAATAGAGGAGCTGATGTGCTCTCTGTCCACTGCTCCGGCTGCTCCCGTGGGTCCCTCAGATTCCAACAGATCCCAGACcaactccacctctcccttctcctgcctcccctccgtctctctcgccgcctcctccccctacctcccctctcccccagccAGTGTCTCCCCCAGTGTGTCCTCCTTATACAGTTCTGGGAGGGGCAGCCTGTGCTCTAACACCAcacccccctgcctccctcctctggTCCCCCTTCACAACCTCACCCCTCAGAGGAGACAG acAGCAGTTCTGCCCTGTGTGAAAGAGTGTGAGAAGGAGGATctgggagaaaaggagaggagaggaaaggaaggcaggagaggagatgagagggtgaagaagagagggggagaaaggagacaAGAAGACAACAGTCTTACTCTACCCTCTGTAGAAGAAGCTCTGGGATCACAACCCTTACCCATCATGCCTCACTCCTCCCATAGTGACAGCATTCCCAGAGAAAGAG tcaggaggagggagaagggcaACCTGTCGTCTGAGCAGGGTGGACAGACATCGGACCGAAAACACACGCTGAAG AAAAGAGAGAATGTCCTAAGGAGAAGTGCCTCATGTGGACCtctgaggggagagatggaggagacaaaAGGGGAGGAGACGTGGTGTCTGGCCCCAGACTATCCTGACTCCTCGTCCACAGTCCAAGCAGCAGGAGGGCTGGAACCCAGGGCATTAACCACCAG GAAGAAGCACCGCCTGTGTGTGAATGACCGTGTAGtgctggaggggaggaggaaaggagaggagaggagaagaggagctgTGAGGTTCATCGGACCACTGGAAAACACTGAGTCTACAGACATCTATATAGGAGTGGAattggacacagcca GTGGAGAAAATGAAGGCAGTCTCCATGGTAACAGGTACTTCAGGTGTAAGCCCAACCATGGAACATTCACCACCATCACGGGGATCAGAAAG CTCTCTCGATCATCAATCTCCAAGTCTAGAAGCTCCAAACCTCCAGAGGAGGGTGACTCTAGTGACTCTGGGCCGGGGAGCTCTGCAGTGGCAATAGGGAGGAGCAGGAACGGGCTCAGAAGGACCTGGAACCAGATGGACATTAGAGCTCAGGTCCATTCAGAGCTAGGAGGACCCAGAGATAAGACTACCGTGGAGAACCCTGGACTGAACTGA
- the LOC124010095 gene encoding uncharacterized protein LOC124010095 isoform X1 translates to MSGRERSGNRTWSLDSDLDSRTSQTVGSSSGALEEDKEVASQAVLFFINGSRRGAVHLCSSIAEILRENQRLHRTVEVQRARIEELMCSLSTAPAAPVGPSDSNRSQTNSTSPFSCLPSVSLAASSPYLPSPPASVSPSVSSLYSSGRGSLCSNTTPPCLPPLVPLHNLTPQRRQTAVLPCVKECEKEDLGEKERRGKEGRRGDERVKKRGGERRQEDNSLTLPSVEEALGSQPLPIMPHSSHSDSIPRERVRRREKGNLSSEQGGQTSDRKHTLKAGPHYHTSQWTHEDVTAFMMSCFCGSLFLVIDIVVVCEQKRENVLRRSASCGPLRGEMEETKGEETWCLAPDYPDSSSTVQAAGGLEPRALTTRKKHRLCVNDRVVLEGRRKGEERRRGAVRFIGPLENTESTDIYIGVELDTASGENEGSLHGNRYFRCKPNHGTFTTITGIRKLSRSSISKSRSSKPPEEGDSSDSGPGSSAVAIGRSRNGLRRTWNQMDIRAQVHSELGGPRDKTTVENPGLN, encoded by the exons ATGAGTGGTCGCGAGCGCAGTGGAAACCGAACCTGGTCGTTGGATTCGGACCTTGACTCGCGTACGTCCCAGACAG TGGGCAGTTCGTCAGGGGCTCTTGAGGAGGACAAGGAGGTCGCCTCGCAAGCTGTACTGTTCTTCATCAATGGTTCGAGGAGAGGTGCAGTGCACCTGTGCTCGAGTATAGCCGAGATACTGCGCGAGAATCAACG TCTGCACAGGACCGTAGAGGTCCAAAGGGCCCGAATAGAGGAGCTGATGTGCTCTCTGTCCACTGCTCCGGCTGCTCCCGTGGGTCCCTCAGATTCCAACAGATCCCAGACcaactccacctctcccttctcctgcctcccctccgtctctctcgccgcctcctccccctacctcccctctcccccagccAGTGTCTCCCCCAGTGTGTCCTCCTTATACAGTTCTGGGAGGGGCAGCCTGTGCTCTAACACCAcacccccctgcctccctcctctggTCCCCCTTCACAACCTCACCCCTCAGAGGAGACAG acAGCAGTTCTGCCCTGTGTGAAAGAGTGTGAGAAGGAGGATctgggagaaaaggagaggagaggaaaggaaggcaggagaggagatgagagggtgaagaagagagggggagaaaggagacaAGAAGACAACAGTCTTACTCTACCCTCTGTAGAAGAAGCTCTGGGATCACAACCCTTACCCATCATGCCTCACTCCTCCCATAGTGACAGCATTCCCAGAGAAAGAG tcaggaggagggagaagggcaACCTGTCGTCTGAGCAGGGTGGACAGACATCGGACCGAAAACACACGCTGAAGGCTGGACCTCATTATCATACTTCACAATGGACACATGAGGATGTCACAGCCTTTATGATGAGCTGTTTTTGTGGTAGTTTGTTTTTGGTCATTgatattgttgttgtttgtgaGCAGAAAAGAGAGAATGTCCTAAGGAGAAGTGCCTCATGTGGACCtctgaggggagagatggaggagacaaaAGGGGAGGAGACGTGGTGTCTGGCCCCAGACTATCCTGACTCCTCGTCCACAGTCCAAGCAGCAGGAGGGCTGGAACCCAGGGCATTAACCACCAG GAAGAAGCACCGCCTGTGTGTGAATGACCGTGTAGtgctggaggggaggaggaaaggagaggagaggagaagaggagctgTGAGGTTCATCGGACCACTGGAAAACACTGAGTCTACAGACATCTATATAGGAGTGGAattggacacagcca GTGGAGAAAATGAAGGCAGTCTCCATGGTAACAGGTACTTCAGGTGTAAGCCCAACCATGGAACATTCACCACCATCACGGGGATCAGAAAG CTCTCTCGATCATCAATCTCCAAGTCTAGAAGCTCCAAACCTCCAGAGGAGGGTGACTCTAGTGACTCTGGGCCGGGGAGCTCTGCAGTGGCAATAGGGAGGAGCAGGAACGGGCTCAGAAGGACCTGGAACCAGATGGACATTAGAGCTCAGGTCCATTCAGAGCTAGGAGGACCCAGAGATAAGACTACCGTGGAGAACCCTGGACTGAACTGA
- the gorasp2 gene encoding Golgi reassembly-stacking protein 2 isoform X1, with protein MGGSQSVEIPGGGSEGYHVLRVQENSPGHRAGLEPFFDFIVSINNERLNKDNDTLKDLLKASVEKPVRMLVYSSKTLELRESTVTPSNLWGGQGLLGVSIRFCSFEGANENIWHVLEVEPNSPAALAGLRPHTDYIIGADTVMNESEDLFSLIETHEGKGLKLYVYNTDTDNCREVVITPNSSWGGEGSLGCGIGYGYLHRIPTRPFEEGKKISFPGHIPSGEPISALKDGFTEVQLSAVTPPPAVPSVPTGLEDSLSSLSINSAPPTIPSELQTGLPTVPLLPTSLSPLNPASTTFNPATTLPGLLPLPGGLPPFPNLPNLNLTALPDLSAVSLAGISGLLPPGTAGFPPLAPFPPLNLPGLAPLPPLPAMLSQLPLLPQGVTSLPPVDISSFTPLTLSTVTPAPEQQTLPGATVPASAATEPVVASATMESKAATKTSS; from the exons ATGGGGGGGTCGCAGAGTGTCGAGATACCGGGAGGAGGATCCGAAGGCTACCATGTTCTTCGG gtTCAGGAGAATTCTCCAGGACACCGTGCAGGACTGGAGCCTTTCTTTGACTTTATCGTCTCCATCAACAATGAAAGACTG AACAAGGATAATGACACTCTGAAGGACCTGTTGAAGGCCAGTGTGGAGAAGCCAGTTAGAATGCTGGTTTACTCCTCTAAGACCCTGGAGCTCAGGGAGTCCACCGTCACCCCAAGCAACCTCTGGGGTGGCCAGGGCCTGCTGGGTGTCTCCATACGCTTCTGCAGCTTCGAGGGAGCCAATGAGAACATCTGGCACGTGCTG GAGGTGGAGCCTAACTCTCCGGCAGCCCTGGCTGGCTTGCGGCCCCACACTGATTACATCATAGGAGCCGACACCGTTATGAACGAG tcgGAGGACCTGTTTTCTCTAATTGAGACCCATGAGGGAAAGGGGTTGAAGCTATATGTCtataacacagacacagacaactgCAGAGAGGTGGTCATCACCCCCAACAGTTCctggggaggggagggcag TCTGGGATGTGGCATCGGATACGGTTACCTGCACAGAATTCCCACCCGGCCATTTGAAGAAGGGAAGAAGATTAGTTTTCCgggtcacattcccagtggtgaGCCCATCAGCGCGCTCAAGGACGGATTCACTGAG GTTCAGCTCTCTGCTGTAACCCCACCCCCTGCTGTGCCCTCTGTCCCCACGGGGTTAGAAGATTCGCTGTCCAGCCTGTCAATCAACTCAGCTCCACCCACCATTCCAAGTGAGCTTCAGACAG GTCTCCCCACCGTTCCCCTGCTGCCCACCTCCCTTAGCCCCCTAAACCCAGCCTCCACGACCTTCAACCCCGCTACCACGCTACCAG GTCTGTTGCCTCTCCCGGGCGGCCTGCCCCCATTCCCAAACCTCCCCAACCTCAACCTCACCGCACTACCAGACCTCAGTGCTGTATCGCTAGCAGGTATTAGCGGGCTACTGCCACCAGGAACAGCAG GATTCCCTCCACTCGCACCCTTCCCTCCTCTGAACCTGCCTGGTCtagcccccctcccccccctgccTGCCATGCTGTCCCAGCTCCCCCTCCTACCCCAGGGGGTAACATCCCTTCCCCCTGTCGacatctcctccttcacccccctcACCCTTTCCACAGTCACCCCCGCCCCAGAGCAGCAGACCCTCCCTGGTGCCACAGTTCCCGCTTCTGCCGCCACAGAACCAGTAGTCGCCTCGGCGACCATGGAATCAAAGGCTGCCACGAAGACGTCGTCGTAA
- the gorasp2 gene encoding Golgi reassembly-stacking protein 2 isoform X2, with product MGGSQSVEIPGGGSEGYHVLRVQENSPGHRAGLEPFFDFIVSINNERLNKDNDTLKDLLKASVEKPVRMLVYSSKTLELRESTVTPSNLWGGQGLLGVSIRFCSFEGANENIWHVLEVEPNSPAALAGLRPHTDYIIGADTVMNESEDLFSLIETHEGKGLKLYVYNTDTDNCREVVITPNSSWGGEGSLGCGIGYGYLHRIPTRPFEEGKKISFPGHIPSGEPISALKDGFTEVQLSAVTPPPAVPSVPTGLEDSLSSLSINSAPPTIPSELQTGLPTVPLLPTSLSPLNPASTTFNPATTLPGLLPLPGGLPPFPNLPNLNLTALPDLSAVSLAGFPPLAPFPPLNLPGLAPLPPLPAMLSQLPLLPQGVTSLPPVDISSFTPLTLSTVTPAPEQQTLPGATVPASAATEPVVASATMESKAATKTSS from the exons ATGGGGGGGTCGCAGAGTGTCGAGATACCGGGAGGAGGATCCGAAGGCTACCATGTTCTTCGG gtTCAGGAGAATTCTCCAGGACACCGTGCAGGACTGGAGCCTTTCTTTGACTTTATCGTCTCCATCAACAATGAAAGACTG AACAAGGATAATGACACTCTGAAGGACCTGTTGAAGGCCAGTGTGGAGAAGCCAGTTAGAATGCTGGTTTACTCCTCTAAGACCCTGGAGCTCAGGGAGTCCACCGTCACCCCAAGCAACCTCTGGGGTGGCCAGGGCCTGCTGGGTGTCTCCATACGCTTCTGCAGCTTCGAGGGAGCCAATGAGAACATCTGGCACGTGCTG GAGGTGGAGCCTAACTCTCCGGCAGCCCTGGCTGGCTTGCGGCCCCACACTGATTACATCATAGGAGCCGACACCGTTATGAACGAG tcgGAGGACCTGTTTTCTCTAATTGAGACCCATGAGGGAAAGGGGTTGAAGCTATATGTCtataacacagacacagacaactgCAGAGAGGTGGTCATCACCCCCAACAGTTCctggggaggggagggcag TCTGGGATGTGGCATCGGATACGGTTACCTGCACAGAATTCCCACCCGGCCATTTGAAGAAGGGAAGAAGATTAGTTTTCCgggtcacattcccagtggtgaGCCCATCAGCGCGCTCAAGGACGGATTCACTGAG GTTCAGCTCTCTGCTGTAACCCCACCCCCTGCTGTGCCCTCTGTCCCCACGGGGTTAGAAGATTCGCTGTCCAGCCTGTCAATCAACTCAGCTCCACCCACCATTCCAAGTGAGCTTCAGACAG GTCTCCCCACCGTTCCCCTGCTGCCCACCTCCCTTAGCCCCCTAAACCCAGCCTCCACGACCTTCAACCCCGCTACCACGCTACCAG GTCTGTTGCCTCTCCCGGGCGGCCTGCCCCCATTCCCAAACCTCCCCAACCTCAACCTCACCGCACTACCAGACCTCAGTGCTGTATCGCTAGCAG GATTCCCTCCACTCGCACCCTTCCCTCCTCTGAACCTGCCTGGTCtagcccccctcccccccctgccTGCCATGCTGTCCCAGCTCCCCCTCCTACCCCAGGGGGTAACATCCCTTCCCCCTGTCGacatctcctccttcacccccctcACCCTTTCCACAGTCACCCCCGCCCCAGAGCAGCAGACCCTCCCTGGTGCCACAGTTCCCGCTTCTGCCGCCACAGAACCAGTAGTCGCCTCGGCGACCATGGAATCAAAGGCTGCCACGAAGACGTCGTCGTAA